In Streptomyces rapamycinicus NRRL 5491, the genomic stretch CGAAAGGCCCGCGAGGCCCGCAAGCTCGCCGAAGCCCGCAAGGCGGCCCTGGTGCGTCGCGGCGGCTGAGAGCCGTCGCCCTGATAGTCGAAAGCTTCCGACCCCGGAACGGAAAACCTCCAGCCCGGCCCGAAACCCTCCGGTGCATATACCTGCGAGATGAACGCCCTCGTGGTGTGCTCGGCATGACAAGCTGTGCTTCCCACTGCCCGAACCCAGGAGGTCGCCATGACCGCAGAGTCTGTATCCAAAGAAGGTTCGGAGCCGGCCGACCCCGAGACGTCCGCCCTGGTGCCCGACAGCGACGGCCACTACGACCTGAAACGCAAGTTCCGGGAGGCCCTAGCGCGCAAGCGCAGTGTGCAGGCGGACGCCGCTGACCTCGCTGCGAACGTCGAGGCGTCGAAGGTCCGTAGGGCGAACGGCCCGGCTGCGAGCCAGCGGTCGTTCCGGCGCAAGAGCGGCGGCTGAGTCAATGAGCTCTTTCAGTATTGCCGCTCCAGAGTCGCGTGGCCGGGCATAGTCGGCAAGATCCATAGCAGCCGCCCGACCGGGTCGGTCACCATCTACACGTTTACTCCGTGTCGGCGGTGCTTGTGGGAGAGGTCGGCCCGGCCGTCGCCGACCCGGTCGCACTCTGCCAGGGTGCGTCGAGCAAGACGTAGTCCGGGTCCGCCTCGCGCAGGGCACGCAGCAGGCCAGGAGAGCGGTCGGCAAGCAGGCCAACGACGGCTGTCGTGTAGGCGTGGGCGGTGCCGACGGAGATGCCGAACCCGGTCGCGATCTGGGCGAGGGTGTCGTGCCGGCGCAGGTACACCAGGCCGAGCAGGGCACGCTGGTGCGGTGGGAGCTTGCAGCGGCGGTCACACTCGCGGGTGACGATGAGCATGGTGACCCACTCGACCAGGGCCTGGGGAAGGTCGAGCGCGGCAGAATACGGAACCAACGCTGCCCTTGCTGAGGGGGTCATCCGTGCAGGTCATGCGGCATGTTGGTACTCGTGGAGGATCCCGCCGAGTCGATCGCGTCGTCGTATGTCGAGACGGCTGATCTGCTCAGGATCGTCGATCGGCGTCGGTAAGGCGTGCAGCGGTCTGGCGTTCCCGATGCCCTGGTGCGGCCGGTGTGCGTTGTAGAACTGCTCGAACTCGCGCAGGACGCGGAGCAAGTGTCGGCGGTTCCAGATCAGGGTGCGGTCATTCGTGCCCCGGACAGGGTGACCGTTTCAAAGAAGTCGCAGGCCAGTAGGACGTCGGCCTGGGAGCGTAGGAAGTCCGCCCAGGTGCTGGAGGCCCGCTCGGGTGCTGGATCGATGTCGGCCTCTTG encodes the following:
- a CDS encoding DUF5302 domain-containing protein; this translates as MTAESVSKEGSEPADPETSALVPDSDGHYDLKRKFREALARKRSVQADAADLAANVEASKVRRANGPAASQRSFRRKSGG